A genomic window from Streptomyces sp. NBC_01429 includes:
- a CDS encoding polyprenyl synthetase family protein → MVEAELGRWLNARRQELKAIDAGADRLLAEPLARLALRGGQRMRARCAVLGWRAAGGAKEGRRARPAAVLGAALELLQVCALVHDDIMDGSRTRRGEPTLHEQFAAHHRERALHGDRPAYGTARALLAGDLALVWAEDLYREVRLDPAARRRADGSWRAMRTEMVAGQQLDLELQAGRSQSVLASLRMAELKTARYTVERPLHLGAAAAGADGPALAALRGFGLRVGVAFQLRDDLLGVFGDPEATGKPCGDDIREGKRTYLVNLALSRARIRGDTVAEHVLLRLGDERDSSERSVDRVRAVLVGLGADRAVEQRIARMVQEGVGLLSGAGLDPDAVSALELLAAQVSVP, encoded by the coding sequence ATGGTCGAGGCCGAGCTGGGGCGTTGGCTGAACGCACGGCGCCAGGAGCTGAAGGCCATCGACGCCGGCGCCGACCGGCTCCTCGCGGAGCCGCTGGCACGGCTCGCCCTGCGCGGAGGGCAGCGGATGCGGGCCCGGTGCGCCGTGCTGGGCTGGCGTGCCGCCGGCGGAGCGAAGGAGGGCCGCCGGGCCCGTCCGGCCGCCGTGCTGGGAGCGGCCCTGGAACTGTTGCAGGTCTGCGCGCTGGTGCACGACGACATCATGGACGGCTCGCGCACCCGCCGTGGGGAGCCCACCCTGCACGAGCAGTTCGCGGCCCATCACCGGGAGCGGGCCCTGCACGGTGACCGCCCCGCCTACGGGACGGCCCGGGCGCTGCTGGCCGGAGACCTCGCACTGGTCTGGGCCGAGGATCTCTACCGTGAGGTACGGCTTGACCCGGCCGCCCGCCGCCGGGCCGACGGCTCGTGGCGGGCGATGCGCACCGAGATGGTCGCCGGCCAGCAGCTCGACCTGGAACTACAGGCGGGCCGGTCGCAGTCGGTTCTCGCCTCGCTGCGGATGGCCGAGCTGAAGACCGCGAGGTACACCGTCGAGCGCCCGCTGCACCTCGGTGCGGCCGCCGCGGGCGCCGACGGACCGGCGCTGGCCGCGCTGAGGGGGTTCGGCCTGCGGGTCGGCGTCGCGTTCCAGCTGCGCGACGACCTGCTGGGCGTCTTCGGCGACCCCGAGGCCACGGGGAAGCCGTGCGGTGACGACATCCGCGAGGGCAAGCGCACCTATCTGGTCAACCTGGCCCTGAGCCGGGCCCGGATCCGTGGTGACACGGTCGCCGAGCACGTGCTGCTGCGCCTGGGGGACGAGCGGGATTCCTCCGAGCGGAGCGTCGACCGGGTGCGTGCCGTGCTGGTCGGCCTGGGCGCGGACCGGGCGGTAGAACAGCGCATCGCCCGGATGGTCCAGGAGGGCGTCGGGCTGCTGAGCGGCGCCGGACTCGATCCG